The Planococcus liqunii genome includes a region encoding these proteins:
- a CDS encoding FAD-binding protein codes for MRINRKIKTDVLVVGSGLAGIKVAKELADQHHEVLMATKMKLASGSSFYPLKASLGTQVTKDGSDKPVFMADIETASRGMHRQDLAEVYVEEIAERVQEYGDIGVISKKLEGERKACFAEHPRDIYLLSNWDGIRENVTEIFGGYEKLNVMERTVVISLIQQEERVVGALLLDRDNEVIVVECKAVVLATGGFGSLYKHNLNPNDVDGSGHVLALEAGASLVNMEFIQFIPGITTPRYKTLFGEHTLMYCRDIVKDSGESLLDPVLPEGLSRKECLEIRSGHGPFTDSLESKWVDIAMMKEIIRTRSEQGFELLYDPELYENDEEFYTVYLNWLEQNGIHLVGDEVRIAPFAHASNGGVYIDPDGRSGVPGLYAIGELSCNIEGANRLGGNSTGACMVFGKRAAADCSRYMQEVEPYEIGLETAELQLNRLFNKKGKCTDAEAVHEAVDKVREILWYAGNVVRSEQQLLAAIEEINALENGLDLAHFFKQQATRKLAIKAKNFLKLSQLLLQAMLERKESRGAHYREDHPQEKPEFAKRLFIKETKPGTLSFEFLNQ; via the coding sequence GTGCGCATTAACCGAAAAATCAAGACGGATGTATTGGTTGTGGGAAGCGGTTTGGCCGGCATTAAAGTAGCGAAAGAACTGGCAGACCAACACCATGAAGTATTGATGGCAACGAAGATGAAGCTGGCTTCCGGTTCCAGCTTCTACCCGTTAAAAGCGTCTCTTGGCACACAAGTGACAAAAGACGGCAGCGATAAACCGGTGTTCATGGCGGATATCGAAACAGCAAGCCGGGGGATGCACCGGCAGGATCTTGCCGAAGTATACGTCGAGGAAATTGCGGAGCGGGTCCAAGAATACGGCGACATCGGCGTCATCTCCAAAAAGCTGGAGGGCGAGCGGAAAGCGTGTTTTGCCGAACATCCACGGGACATTTATCTGCTCAGCAATTGGGACGGCATCCGGGAAAACGTTACGGAGATTTTTGGCGGCTACGAAAAGTTGAACGTCATGGAACGGACCGTAGTCATTTCGTTGATCCAGCAGGAAGAGCGAGTGGTAGGGGCGCTCCTCCTCGATCGGGACAATGAAGTGATTGTTGTCGAATGCAAAGCGGTTGTTTTGGCGACCGGCGGTTTCGGCAGTTTGTACAAACACAATTTGAATCCGAACGACGTGGACGGCTCTGGCCATGTGCTGGCGCTTGAAGCCGGAGCGAGCCTCGTCAATATGGAGTTCATCCAGTTTATCCCAGGCATTACGACCCCGCGCTACAAGACCTTATTCGGCGAACACACTTTGATGTACTGCCGGGATATTGTGAAAGACAGCGGGGAAAGCTTGCTGGATCCAGTACTCCCGGAAGGGCTGTCCCGGAAAGAATGCCTGGAAATCCGCAGCGGCCACGGCCCGTTCACCGATTCGCTCGAGTCGAAATGGGTGGACATCGCGATGATGAAAGAAATCATCAGAACCCGCAGCGAACAAGGATTTGAGCTGTTGTATGATCCGGAGCTCTATGAAAACGATGAAGAGTTTTATACGGTATACTTGAATTGGCTAGAACAAAACGGCATCCATTTGGTGGGGGACGAAGTCCGGATTGCGCCGTTCGCGCATGCCAGCAACGGCGGCGTCTACATCGATCCAGACGGCCGCTCCGGGGTGCCCGGTCTTTACGCCATCGGTGAACTGTCCTGTAATATCGAAGGGGCGAACCGCCTCGGCGGCAATTCGACGGGGGCCTGCATGGTGTTTGGGAAACGTGCGGCCGCTGATTGTTCCCGCTATATGCAAGAAGTGGAACCATACGAGATTGGTTTAGAGACAGCGGAACTTCAGTTGAACCGGTTGTTTAACAAAAAGGGCAAATGCACAGATGCCGAGGCAGTCCATGAGGCGGTTGATAAAGTCCGCGAAATCCTATGGTATGCCGGCAACGTCGTCCGTTCAGAACAACAGCTGCTCGCAGCAATAGAAGAGATCAACGCTTTGGAAAATGGGCTTGATTTGGCCCACTTTTTCAAGCAGCAAGCCACACGGAAATTGGCAATCAAGGCAAAGAACTTCTTGAAATTGTCGCAGCTTCTGCTGCAGGCGATGCTGGAACGAAAAGAAAGCCGCGGCGCTCATTACCGGGAAGACCATCCGCAAGAAAAGCCGGAATTCGCAAAACGGCTGTTTATAAAAGAAACGAAACCGGGAACTTTATCTTTTGAGTTCCTGAACCAATAA
- a CDS encoding sodium:solute symporter produces MAGKFAFIDYVILFAYLLFILYIGIAVAKKEMKGKEFFKGDGTIPWWVTSVSLFATLLSPISFLSLAGNSYAGTWELWVAQLGLFIAVPAAIYFFLPVYRKLNLDTAYEYLERRFDKRMRILGSLLFIVYQIGRMSIIMYLPAIALAAVTGINTVVIILFMGVIATIYSSFGGLKSVLWTDFIQGVVLIGGGLFALIVLLFSINGGLGEVISVGTSDQKFFSDVAIFDANLVNNSLFIIFLGAGFSTLFSYISSQDMVQRYLSTDDLKEMNKMTYLNGFLSLGTATLFFLIGTSLYVFYLQKGGVLPTGKSDLIFANFIVSELPAGVSGLLIAGLFAAGQSTLSTGLNSVATSWTLDIQKVLRKDMSDEKSTKMARTVSAVVGIFSIAFAIVLAYSDVGSAYSWFNGLMGLALGIIGGTFTLGIMTKKANSKGAMLGFIATTAVAIYISYFTDITLWAYSVINLVASIVFGYGFSLLFAKKDEEEDGKEGLTFFDYNKSTL; encoded by the coding sequence ATGGCGGGGAAATTTGCGTTTATTGATTATGTCATTTTATTTGCGTACTTGTTGTTCATTTTGTATATCGGAATTGCGGTTGCGAAAAAGGAAATGAAAGGCAAAGAGTTCTTTAAAGGGGACGGCACGATTCCGTGGTGGGTGACTTCGGTCAGTTTGTTTGCCACACTCCTGAGCCCGATTTCGTTCCTGTCGCTTGCCGGTAATTCATATGCCGGCACGTGGGAACTGTGGGTGGCGCAACTCGGGCTGTTTATTGCCGTTCCAGCGGCCATCTATTTCTTCCTTCCGGTTTACCGGAAGCTGAACTTGGACACAGCTTATGAATACTTGGAAAGACGGTTCGATAAGCGCATGCGGATTTTGGGAAGTTTGCTGTTTATCGTCTACCAGATCGGCCGGATGTCGATCATCATGTACTTGCCGGCAATTGCATTGGCAGCGGTTACAGGGATCAATACAGTCGTCATCATCCTGTTCATGGGTGTCATCGCGACGATCTATTCATCATTTGGCGGCTTGAAGTCCGTACTATGGACAGACTTTATCCAAGGCGTCGTATTGATCGGCGGCGGGCTCTTCGCTTTGATCGTATTGTTGTTCTCGATCAATGGCGGTCTTGGGGAAGTTATCAGCGTCGGAACATCTGACCAGAAATTCTTCAGCGATGTGGCTATTTTTGACGCCAATTTGGTCAACAACAGCTTGTTCATCATTTTCCTGGGTGCGGGTTTCTCTACGCTGTTCTCGTATATTTCCAGCCAGGACATGGTGCAGCGTTATTTGAGCACCGATGACTTGAAGGAAATGAACAAAATGACGTATTTGAACGGATTCCTGTCTCTCGGGACAGCGACCTTGTTCTTCTTGATCGGTACGTCGTTGTACGTATTCTATCTTCAAAAAGGCGGCGTTTTGCCGACAGGAAAATCCGATTTGATCTTTGCAAACTTTATCGTCAGTGAACTGCCTGCCGGTGTGTCAGGTCTGTTGATCGCTGGGTTGTTTGCAGCGGGACAGTCGACGCTTTCGACGGGATTGAACAGTGTAGCAACAAGCTGGACTTTAGATATCCAAAAAGTATTGAGAAAAGACATGAGTGATGAAAAAAGCACGAAAATGGCACGTACGGTATCGGCTGTGGTCGGAATTTTCTCCATCGCATTCGCAATCGTCTTGGCTTATTCGGATGTTGGCTCTGCGTATTCATGGTTTAACGGTTTGATGGGGCTTGCACTTGGAATCATCGGAGGTACTTTCACTTTAGGCATCATGACTAAGAAAGCGAATTCAAAAGGCGCGATGCTTGGATTTATCGCCACTACGGCAGTAGCGATCTACATCTCGTACTTTACCGATATCACGCTTTGGGCGTATTCCGTCATTAACCTGGTGGCATCGATTGTCTTTGGCTATGGCTTCAGTTTGCTGTTTGCAAAAAAAGACGAAGAGGAAGACGGCAAGGAAGGCCTTACGTTCTTCGACTACAATAAATCAACTCTTTGA
- a CDS encoding N-acetylneuraminate lyase, with protein sequence MKGLYTALMCSFDEQGNINEQGLREIVRYNIEVSEVDGLYVNGSTGENFLISTEQKKQIFEIVKDEVGDRVKLMAQVGSLNVDEAAELAQFVTDLGYDAISAVTPFYYKFDFEEIKDYYNTILEGVDTKLIIYSIPALTGVSMNLEQFGELFENEKIIGVKFTAPDFYLLERLRHAYPDKLIYSGFDEMLLSASVLNVDGAIGSTFNVNGKRAKQIFTLAQSGRIDEAREIQKVTNDLISEILENGLYQTIKEMLETQGVHAGYVRKPMKQLSEEKLLKARSIAEKYL encoded by the coding sequence ATGAAAGGTTTATACACAGCATTGATGTGCTCATTTGATGAGCAAGGAAACATAAACGAACAAGGCTTGCGGGAAATTGTCCGCTACAATATCGAAGTTTCAGAAGTTGACGGCTTGTACGTCAACGGCAGCACAGGAGAAAACTTCCTCATCTCGACCGAACAGAAAAAGCAGATTTTCGAAATCGTCAAAGACGAAGTCGGCGACCGGGTGAAACTGATGGCACAAGTCGGCTCACTGAACGTCGACGAAGCGGCGGAGTTGGCGCAATTCGTGACGGACCTTGGCTACGATGCCATTTCTGCGGTGACGCCGTTCTACTACAAATTCGATTTCGAGGAAATCAAAGATTACTACAACACGATCTTGGAAGGCGTTGACACGAAGCTGATCATTTACTCCATCCCGGCGCTTACCGGCGTCAGCATGAACTTGGAGCAGTTCGGTGAGCTGTTTGAAAATGAAAAAATCATCGGCGTGAAATTTACGGCCCCGGATTTCTATTTGCTTGAGCGCCTGCGCCATGCCTACCCGGACAAACTGATTTACTCCGGCTTTGACGAAATGCTGTTGTCAGCGAGCGTCTTGAATGTAGACGGCGCGATCGGCAGCACATTCAACGTCAACGGCAAACGTGCAAAGCAGATTTTCACTTTGGCACAAAGCGGCCGCATCGACGAAGCACGCGAAATCCAAAAAGTGACAAACGATTTGATTTCGGAAATCCTTGAAAATGGCTTGTACCAGACCATCAAAGAAATGCTTGAAACACAAGGCGTCCATGCGGGCTATGTGCGCAAGCCGATGAAGCAATTGTCGGAAGAAAAATTACTAAAAGCGAGAAGCATCGCGGAAAAATATCTGTAA
- a CDS encoding N-acetylmannosamine-6-phosphate 2-epimerase, whose protein sequence is MTVLEQISKKLIVSCQALEDEPLHDPYIMSKMALAAKQGGASGIRANTVKDIQAIKKEVDLPIIGIIKQNYPGSNVYITPTISEVDALHQEGVDIIAFDATKQERPDGKTFEQFFSEVKAKYPEQLFMADASTLEEAIAAEQAGVDIVATTLGGYTPYSEGTVPLELLERMVEIVKVPVIAEGNFDTPEKAKKALDLGAHAVVVGSAITRPQLITEKFANAIQEKISNTQ, encoded by the coding sequence ATGACGGTTTTAGAACAAATCAGCAAGAAATTAATCGTTTCCTGTCAGGCATTGGAGGACGAACCGCTTCATGACCCATACATCATGAGCAAAATGGCGCTGGCCGCTAAACAAGGCGGAGCATCGGGCATTCGCGCTAATACGGTTAAAGATATTCAGGCAATCAAGAAAGAAGTGGATTTGCCGATTATCGGAATCATCAAGCAGAACTATCCGGGCAGCAATGTCTACATCACGCCAACGATATCAGAAGTGGACGCGCTGCATCAAGAAGGCGTCGACATCATCGCGTTCGATGCGACGAAACAGGAACGGCCGGACGGCAAGACGTTCGAGCAATTCTTTTCGGAAGTGAAAGCGAAATACCCGGAGCAGCTGTTCATGGCAGATGCCTCGACACTCGAAGAAGCGATAGCTGCTGAACAGGCAGGCGTCGACATCGTAGCTACCACACTAGGAGGCTACACGCCGTATTCGGAGGGAACGGTTCCGCTCGAACTGCTCGAGCGCATGGTTGAAATTGTTAAGGTTCCCGTGATTGCGGAAGGCAATTTTGACACGCCGGAAAAAGCCAAAAAAGCATTGGATCTCGGAGCTCATGCGGTCGTGGTTGGAAGCGCTATCACCCGCCCGCAATTAATCACTGAGAAATTTGCAAATGCGATCCAGGAAAAAATTAGCAACACCCAATAA
- a CDS encoding MarR family winged helix-turn-helix transcriptional regulator has translation MKQTTIFRLIQMVEQMNNSNIMRFTKAFRYPIGISPILALSELKTKGPQKQAELAETVGVTKGAMTSIAAKLVELGLAERLYDENDRRTIQLSLTAEGKNALAEAQEIGQEVYMELFGVLSEEEVGQYLSLQEKLIRGIEERKIQ, from the coding sequence TTGAAACAAACGACGATTTTCCGGCTGATCCAAATGGTTGAACAGATGAACAACAGCAACATCATGCGATTCACAAAAGCTTTCCGCTACCCAATCGGCATTTCGCCGATTCTGGCACTGTCCGAATTAAAGACAAAAGGCCCTCAAAAGCAGGCGGAACTGGCAGAGACAGTAGGTGTTACAAAAGGCGCTATGACGAGCATCGCAGCTAAGCTTGTGGAGTTGGGCCTGGCAGAGCGGCTATACGATGAAAATGACCGGCGGACGATTCAGCTGAGTCTCACAGCCGAAGGCAAAAATGCGTTAGCCGAAGCCCAGGAAATCGGCCAAGAAGTCTATATGGAGTTGTTTGGTGTGTTGAGTGAAGAGGAAGTCGGGCAATATTTGTCGCTTCAGGAAAAGCTAATCCGGGGGATTGAAGAACGGAAGATACAGTGA